A genomic stretch from Oleomonas cavernae includes:
- a CDS encoding polyhydroxyalkanoate depolymerase, whose protein sequence is MLYHLFEMTHAAVAPLRYMAETTKAALDNSFNPWGETPGGKALSAACEMIERTTRRYGKPAFGLDTTMIHGQPVPVTEVVVAAKPFCNLIHFKRDAAVNPRQRPDPKVLVVAPLSGHYATLLRGTVSAMLSEHEVYVTDWADARLVPLSEGKFDLETYTQYLIDFLQLLGPGTHAMGVCQPGVPLLMATAVMAQDDDPCAPASIVIMGSPIDTRRSPTVPNKLATQKPIEWFRDNVITAVPWPHAGFTRRVYPGFLQLTGFMTMNLERHMDAHQSLYKNLVAGDGDPVQAHREFYDEYLAVLDLTEEFYLQTVAQVFQEHALPLGKMMFKGRTVNPAAITKTALMTVEGENDDISGIGQTQAAHDLCPNIPAAKKFDYIQPGVGHYGVFNGTRWRTEIQPRVRDFIRSNLAKKS, encoded by the coding sequence ATGCTCTATCATTTGTTCGAGATGACTCATGCCGCCGTGGCGCCCCTGCGCTACATGGCCGAGACCACCAAGGCGGCGCTGGACAACAGCTTCAATCCCTGGGGCGAGACGCCCGGCGGCAAGGCCCTGTCGGCCGCCTGCGAGATGATCGAGCGCACCACGCGGCGCTATGGCAAGCCGGCCTTCGGCCTCGACACCACCATGATCCACGGCCAGCCGGTACCGGTGACCGAGGTGGTGGTCGCCGCCAAGCCGTTCTGCAACCTGATTCACTTCAAGCGCGACGCCGCGGTCAACCCGCGCCAGCGGCCCGACCCCAAGGTACTGGTCGTCGCCCCCCTGTCGGGCCACTACGCCACCCTGCTGCGCGGTACCGTGTCGGCGATGCTGTCCGAACACGAGGTCTATGTGACCGACTGGGCCGATGCCCGCCTCGTGCCCCTGTCCGAAGGCAAGTTCGACCTCGAGACCTACACCCAGTACCTGATCGACTTCCTGCAACTGCTCGGCCCCGGCACCCATGCCATGGGCGTGTGCCAGCCGGGCGTGCCGCTCTTGATGGCGACCGCGGTGATGGCGCAAGACGACGATCCCTGTGCGCCCGCCTCGATCGTCATCATGGGCAGCCCGATCGACACCCGGCGCAGCCCGACCGTCCCCAACAAGCTGGCGACGCAAAAGCCCATCGAGTGGTTCCGCGACAATGTGATCACCGCCGTGCCGTGGCCTCACGCCGGCTTTACCCGGCGGGTCTATCCGGGTTTCCTGCAACTCACCGGGTTCATGACCATGAACCTGGAACGCCACATGGACGCCCACCAGTCGCTGTACAAGAACCTGGTCGCCGGCGACGGCGATCCGGTCCAGGCGCACCGCGAATTCTATGACGAATACCTGGCCGTCCTCGACCTGACCGAGGAATTCTACCTCCAGACCGTCGCCCAGGTGTTCCAGGAGCACGCCCTGCCCCTGGGCAAGATGATGTTCAAGGGCCGCACGGTGAACCCGGCCGCCATCACCAAGACGGCGCTGATGACCGTCGAGGGCGAGAACGACGACATCTCCGGCATCGGCCAGACCCAAGCCGCCCACGACCTGTGTCCCAACATCCCCGCCGCGAAGAAGTTCGACTACATCCAGCCCGGCGTCGGCCACTACGGCGTCTTCAACGGCACCCGCTGGCGCACCGAAATCCAGCCCCGCGTGCGCGATTTCATCAGGAGCAATCTGGCCAAGAAATCCTGA
- a CDS encoding tetratricopeptide repeat protein — MTSRCLAAFPPPPWAALPPDRPLNFWRRLALVLLFALVGLACLGLVGLAGYSAHREHLWQDTLATIGLGEAVANGEAQVACQYEPGGRRSLGRYACHVRLTVGSGAAAVAEWDFSTHWGLYDNSADLGRGVRRLSLSPDGYAMVTTWAGLLDRAGGAFIGPLVMIAFCSIPFFITAWQRRGQRKLEAAAAAGHLIEVDILRRTKQTGRYNSVIWAWEVAYDDPANGARRRYYAYYGEGTVPLTIDWAASRGIALIGPRKPVALLTERLWPLDLDPTDYTRIVAAAAVDRESDHDARRNTGEYRDWTREAPSFAAQFDRAVALGEAGDGDACYTVGWLIFHGQGVARDSAVAAQWFERGALADDPRSQHNLAHLLHHGDGVVKNDRLATFWAQVAARRYAMPQDGQAALALRSNAAEKLSPRELDAIIQDARAWHPGVAPLASLS, encoded by the coding sequence ATGACGTCGCGTTGCCTTGCTGCCTTTCCACCGCCGCCCTGGGCCGCGCTGCCGCCCGACCGCCCCCTGAACTTCTGGCGCCGCCTGGCCCTGGTCCTGCTGTTCGCCCTGGTCGGCCTGGCGTGCCTGGGCCTGGTCGGGCTGGCCGGGTATTCGGCGCATCGCGAGCACCTGTGGCAGGACACGCTGGCGACCATCGGCCTGGGCGAGGCCGTGGCCAACGGCGAGGCCCAGGTGGCCTGCCAGTACGAGCCGGGCGGCCGGCGCAGCCTCGGCCGCTATGCCTGCCACGTCCGCCTCACCGTGGGCAGCGGCGCGGCGGCCGTGGCCGAATGGGATTTCTCGACCCATTGGGGCCTCTACGACAATTCGGCCGACCTGGGGCGAGGCGTGCGGCGCCTGTCCCTGTCCCCCGACGGTTATGCCATGGTCACCACCTGGGCCGGCCTGCTGGACCGCGCCGGCGGGGCCTTCATCGGCCCCCTGGTCATGATCGCCTTCTGCTCGATCCCGTTCTTCATCACGGCCTGGCAGCGGCGCGGGCAACGGAAACTGGAGGCCGCGGCGGCGGCCGGCCACCTGATCGAGGTCGACATCCTGCGGCGCACCAAACAGACCGGGCGCTACAACAGCGTCATCTGGGCCTGGGAGGTCGCCTATGACGATCCGGCGAACGGGGCGCGGCGGCGTTACTACGCCTACTACGGCGAGGGCACCGTGCCGTTGACCATCGACTGGGCGGCCAGCCGGGGGATCGCCCTGATAGGCCCCCGCAAGCCCGTCGCCCTGCTCACCGAGCGGCTGTGGCCGCTGGACCTGGACCCGACCGATTACACCAGGATCGTGGCGGCCGCGGCGGTCGACCGCGAGAGCGACCATGACGCCCGGCGCAACACCGGCGAGTACCGCGACTGGACGAGGGAAGCCCCCAGTTTCGCCGCCCAGTTCGACCGGGCGGTGGCCCTGGGCGAGGCGGGCGACGGCGACGCCTGCTATACCGTGGGCTGGCTCATCTTCCACGGCCAGGGCGTGGCCCGCGACAGCGCCGTCGCCGCCCAATGGTTCGAGCGCGGCGCCCTGGCCGATGATCCACGGTCCCAGCACAATCTGGCCCACCTGCTGCATCACGGCGACGGGGTGGTGAAGAACGATCGCCTGGCCACGTTCTGGGCCCAGGTCGCGGCCAGGCGCTATGCCATGCCGCAGGACGGCCAAGCCGCCCTGGCCCTGCGCAGCAATGCCGCGGAAAAACTGTCGCCGCGCGAACTCGACGCGATCATCCAGGATGCCCGCGCCTGGCACCCGGGCGTCGCCCCGCTGGCATCACTGTCATAA